DNA sequence from the Micromonas commoda chromosome 7, complete sequence genome:
cGGTGGTCGATACCGCGCATCCAGGCGACACCGGACCCCTGGAGCGATGGATGGACGCTAACCCACTGGCGGACATCCTGTGCGTGCTCGGGAAAACCGAAGGAAACGGGTGCGTGAATGACTTCACGCGAGGTTACGCCACCAGCGCCATCCAGGCTGCGCTCGGCAGAGTGCGTAGCCGAAGGATGGGCGCGActgcgaacgacgacgaacgcaATCGACAAAGCAGTTTCACTGCCGATCCAGCCATCATCATGAGCGGCGGCACCGAGGGTGAGTAGCCGCCAGCACCGACGCCTCTTTTGCACCGGCACGCTAAAGGGAACCGGTCGCTTTCCCCGCCCCGCAGGCGTCCTGTGTCCCCACTTCATCGTCTTCGCCAATTCGTGGGACGAAGCGGACGCGGATGAAAatcacgacgacgacgacgacgacgacgcggcgttcgagCTTCACGTGACCCGGACCAGAGACTTCAAGCCGGAGGAGGTGGGCACGCCGGTCATGGCGCGAGCGACCAGGCGAGCCATCGAAGAATACCTCGGCTACGGCGGGAACGCTCCGAATTGGGATGACATGTTCGTGCAGATTAAGTGCCCGCTGCTCACCcccgagcgcatcgcggaggctgccgctcGAGGAGAGACGTGCGCCACCACCGACTGCTACGAGTCCATGGCGCTCAgtcgcggcgcctcctccctcggcgccatGGTCGCGGTTGAAAGCGCCCTCGGCCGATATTCGGCACCAGACGACGCcagggtcgacgacgcggtgtaCGCGAAAACATGCGAGGATTACTCGGTTTTCTCGGACCACGTgtcgtcctccgccggggTGGAGCTGATGCACTGCGAGATACTGATGATGCTGACGCGAAGACGCGAGCCCTCGTCGAAGACCCCTCGCTCAAAGTTTCGAATGGCGCGCGGTCGcatggacgacgccatcgacctCGCCGGGGTGACGCGTtgcgtcgatgccgcccgcggttcgcgcgggaCGAATACGATCGTCACGGCGATCGTCAaggcggacccggcggcgtccgtgcGTGGACGTCGGACGACGATGCTGTCGGACTCGGACATTCACGCGACGAGGCACGCCAGAGCCGCGGTTGGGGgcgtcgtggcggcggcggtgggcgacTGCAGGGTGTACGTGTCGGGCGGGGCGGAGCATCAGGGTCCGGACGGGGGAGGGCCGGTGTGCGTCATCTCGCGCGTgggtggcgcgcgagggtgagcggggcgatcgcgggtTCCCGGAGCATTCGCGGGGCTCGCTTTGGTAACTGCCGAGAGAAACGGCCGCGGATATTTAATTTTAGACGGCTCGGCAACACACTGGGCAACCAGTGGCAGATATTTCAGCGAGCGAAGATATTTCCAAGATGGCAATTCACCACCCTCGGACACACTTCGAGAGCGCTCCGGCGTTCACGGGTCAGGGGTTAAGTCTCCCGCACGCGACCCACAtgaccgcgacgtcgacgacgatccgcgcgctcgcgcacccgcgcgcggcgccgcgacgcgacccgcgcgcgaaaaCCTCCCCAACCCCGATTCATCAACGAGACAatcgtcgcgcgtcgaagaTGAAAATcacggcgcgatcgcgtcggcgggcgctcgccgccggggcggcgccgtcctccgcgggcggtGCGGGCGACGACATGCTGCGCTCGTCCGAGACCGAGGatatcctccgccgcctccacgtcgccttcctcgccacccgccgcggatcgcgcttcgccgcgcaggagtttgcgctcgtcgccaccgacgcgtacGAGCGCGGGGTCTCCATCCCGACCCTTCGCATGGACATCTCCCTCCTCGGGCTCTCCACGGAGAACCGCATGGGCATGTCCGAGCAGGACGCCTTCCTGTCCAACATCGGCATGGCGATGATGACCCTGTACGAGctcgcgtggacgtcgccgggcgggggcgaggggtgGTGCCCGATGGGTCCCGGCATTGATCCCGAGGAAGatcgcgaagctcgcggcttACTCGCGTACATACGCGCCACGCACCAGCGCTCCGACCAGGGTTTCACCCTGAAACGCATGGAGATGGAGCGAATGATGGCGCTGAGCGCGTACCAGGGCCAGGGCGAGTTCGAGCTGGAGCCCGCGGACGGCAATCCGAGCCAGAGCGGGCGCCCGCAGCTGGGCAGGAACAACGACAGGCCCGTGTCGCAGActggcatcggcggcggcccgccgaaccccgcgcgcgccgccgcggcgacggaatcgcccgcggtggtgctCATGCGCGTCAACTGCAGGCTCACGCTTTTGCTGCGCGAGATGGTGTTCATCGAACGCGGGCTGCGACCGGTCACTGAGGTTGTGAGTCAGACGGAGCAGGACGAGGAAGACGCCGAGttgctcgccgaggcggaggaagaGTTGGAACGAATGaagcgggaggcggcgggcgaagacgtcgtcgagtACGTCAACAACTCCATCGACGACTCCAACTCGATCGAGGctgacgacgaagacgacgacgagtacaGCTCGGGGATTTTGGACCCCCAAACCGCGCCGCAACTCGCGCTGGAGTGGtgccgcgtgcgtcgaacgcgagcgagaaacgtcgccgcgagggcgctcaccgcgtacGTGTCCGCGCTCACCTCGCACCCCGTGGGTctgcgcgcgttcgccgcggcggtcgtggaCGGGTACGTCGCGGGGATCCCCGCGAgggacgtcaccgcgtccctcgccccGGAGGAATTCGACGTCGAGGGTAGCCGGAGGGGCATGTTCGGAtcagccgcggacgccaccagGTTCTTCTCCCTCTTCGTCACCACCGcgtacgtcgtcgcggagcaaGACGCGTGCGAGCAAGACGCTGACGAGTGCCGGAACGGATTCGACCCCGACGGGTacgcgtgggcgccggcgcccggcgaGTTTCGAAGTAAAGGGGGTGGTAACGTCGACGCAAACGCTCGTCgcaccgtcgcgggcatGCGAAGCAGCGTCAAGGCGTGGATGGAGATGGACCGAGCCGAGCTGCGAGCGCAGGTGGCGTCGCAGCTGTcgatggacgaggacgacgggggaaTGGCCGGGGatccgtcgggcgcgggcgccgggctTACGGGGGCGATGATCAAACCCGCGGGCAACACGCCCCCGGGGGATTTACCTTGGGAGCGCGACGAACACCTTCCGGGTAACTCGATCACGGTGGCGTGCCTGACGCTGCAGCGGATGGTGGTGTCGTTCACGCTgcgggagctcgcgcggcggagggaggCGTACGTGGCGCGGGGCTCGGATTTTGACAACAAGCCCGAGTACGGCAACGACTTTGGCGGCGCGTGAGTGGAGCAATCTCGGTTTGGTTTTCGGTTTTGTTTAAGTTATTGTCACCACTCTCAGTTCACAAAAGGCCCCGAGCCCTAACAGTCATCACACGCGTGACGCCCCTCGTTCCGTCTCTCCTCACGCGtctctcgcggcgacgtacgcggcggtgctctcCAGAAAGTCCGCCGACTTGTCCAGGTGGACGCACGATCCCGAGTCCGGGAACGACTCGAACGTGACGTTCGTCGGCTTCATCTCCACCctggccaccgcgtcgtacacctccctcgcgcctTCATCGCTCAGCGCGTCGTCTGTACCCCGCACGAACCGCACCCCGCccggaaccgccgcggcgagcatcgccagccgaccgccgtcgtcggcgtcccaTCCGCTCAGCGCTCCGGCTTCGTTGAACAGGCACCCGCCGGTCAtgtcgcgcgccaccgcgcgcgcgctgacgacgccgaccgcgtccggcgggtcgttcgccctcgcgccgaacccaccgcccgcgccggccgtCTTTAACCCCCGGTagcacgcgcccgcggctctcTTGCTGACGAATAAACGCGTCCACTCGTCCAACGCGATGGCGTACAGTTTCCGACCGGCGTCCGACAGGTtaccgccccccgcgccgccctcgtcgccgtcgaggagcaccTGCGCGTACTCGCCGGGCATTCGCGCGAGAGCCTCGCGCCTGTCCGCGATCAACCGGGCGTACGACGGGGGAACCGACACGAgggtgagcgacgcgatggacatGGACGGCGATGAACCCCCGATCGCCGCTCCTCCGTCTACGCCGTTGCCTCCGAGGATGTGGTCCAGCGCGAGCATCCCGCCCCAGCCGTGCGCCACGACGTGCACCCGTCCCAGCCCGGTCGCCCTTCGAACCTCCGTCAGCTCGCGCCCGAAGAGCGCCGGCGTGTACGTCCCGGGGGGCGGAgaaagcgcggcggcggctgtttggatttggttttggttttggtttttttTTGTGGGTGCgtacggcgaccgcgcgcagcCAATCTGGTCGTAGGACGCCACCTCCCGCTTCTCCGACGCGAGAACCTCGAGGCCGTCCATGTACTTGAACCCCAGGCCCGGTCCCCCGTGCAGGCACAGCACCGGCGTCAGtcccgcgctctccgccttTTTCTGATCGCCGAGGATCCGCACGAATGTCTTGGCACCCTCGAGTCCCACCGCGGCTGACGTGTCGACGTAGCCCTCGCTCCACGGGGTCTCGCGCGCCCACTGCGGCACGACGGCGGAGTTCTGGGAGTAGTACCCGCAGAagaggtcgtcggcgagcgcggcgcgcgaacgcgggagGATCAGCGCGGAGGTGAACCCTCGCACCAGCACGTCCCGACGCGATGATGCGCATGGACGATCGAGTTTGGGACTTTCGTCGGCTTCGCGGTCGGatcgagccgcggcgacggcgcggacgaggcggcggcgcgacggcgcgcgttcggatcgatgcgcgcgcgtgtcgagcgcgcgcgtcggggtcggcgccgggcgggtcGCCGGGATCATGTCGCCGGATGGTTATGGCCCGGgggcgcccgacgacgatttCGGATAACACGGCCCACGAACTTTTAACGGCGCCCGACGTGGAACGCGTTCATCACTTCGGCTGGACAGGCGGGCCCGCGGGAGTCGCATGtcgctgctcgccgccgcgtcacgcctgctccgcctgctcgcgccgcgtccgcgagccgccaacccgcgcgccccgcgcccgtcgcgcagggtgcccgcggcgaatCCCCCGGGGTCTGTCTGGGCGCatccccgtcggcaccctcgggtCGGGGCGCGAACCCTCTTCAtggccgcgtcctcgccgtcgtcctcccctctccccgggggcggggacgacgcgcgcggcgatacctacgacgagcagctcgccatcgtccgcgcgctcaagtcctcgggcgcgggcgcggaacgcatgcgcgtcgccaccgcgcgcctcgccgagctcaagcgCGCGGGATGGGTCCCGAGGTTCACGCCCTCGCGCAAGTTCGCGATGCAttcgaccgccgccggggggagCGGAgccaccggcgacgatgcgcaccgcgacggagacgacacgacggcggtgggcgaGAAGAAGCGAAAGGCGTCGCGCAGAGGGGGGCCCACGGTGACCTGCCCCGCGTGCCGCCAACTCGTCAAGGCTTCCCACCCGGATCAATTCCGCGAGCACCTGCGCAAGTGcgccccggacgcggtgtccgccgtcgcgaaggatcagtggcgcgacgtcgccgccgccgtggacgcggtggaggcgcacgaggcgacgctgctcgaggacgccagGCGGCTGAGCTTCCGGGACGGTCGGACGCGCGAGGAAGTGGCGATAGCGCTGGGGGTGTCGCCCGATCGAGTTCGATCGACgctgcggcgcgcgtcgagagccgtgcccctcgtcgcggaccccacgccgctcgacgtgatccacgaggacgacgacgtgctggTGGTGAACAAACCCCCGGGCCTACGGTTCCACCCCGTGCACAGGTTCGAGGGTAACTCGCTGCTCTCGCGGGCCATCGGGCACGTCCGCCGGTCAGGTCGAGACGATGACCGGttggacggggacgcggctggcgacggaCACGCGCACGTCCCGCACGTGGTTCACAGGCTGGACATGGACACCAGCGGCGTGTGCGTGCTCGTCAAGCGGCCGGAACTGGTGgacgggttcgcgcggcagttccggggcgacgccggggaacGCCGAGCCGTGAAGGAGTATTTGgcgatcggcgtcggcgcggcgccccccggAGTCACCGGATGCGTCGTCAAAGCCGACTGGAAGCCACCGGAAGCTTCTGGAAACGAACAAACAACCGCGGCAGAGTTCATCGGGGTGGAGTTCacggtggacgcgcacgtGGGACCTCACGCGTCCAtccccgaggctcgcgccgtccaccgcccgccgccgacacccgAACGGATTCCGAAAAGAAACGGATCAGgcggcgaccccgacgcgccgaaaCCCGCGCGCACGGACGTCCGGATcgtctcgtcctcgcgcgtgcCGATCGacgtgaacgacgacggcgacgtgatGCAAAGCCTGACGGCTGTGCTGGCGAGGGTGAGGCTACACACCGGTCGGACGCACCAGATTCGGGTTCACATGGCTCACGCGGATCTCCCGATCCTCTCGGACCCCCTGTACGGCCCGCACATCCGGTgggacggcgcgtcgccgtgcgcggacgcgtccacgagcgcgattCTGCCGCCGGGGGTTGACGCGGATGTTTGGGGCGGACCGAGGTGGCTGGGGAGGCAGGcgctgcacgcggcgaggctcacGCTGAGGCATCCCGAGACGAATGAGGAGATGACGTttgaggcgcgcgcgccggaggaCATGCGAggggcgtgcgtcgcgctgggGCTGGACCCGGACGCTTGGTGAGATTAGGGCAACTTTTAGTGGGGTTGATGACGCGGCGTCACGcgagacgcggcgacggggtggtCGCGAAGTCGTGCCGGGTCGTAGTAGGAGCGGGTCGGGAGGAAGACGACCGATCGTCGCGTGAAAATTTCCCCTCGCTGCCGTCGACCACGTGGCCGAAAAGCTCCCGGATCAGTTTTATCCAcatctcgacgacgccggcatgcccgcgctcgcctcccccgcgccccttctcgcgcgcgcgccgccccgcgcgcgccgccacgcccgcctcgcgcgatgcACCGCCTCCGGGGagtccacctccgcgagcgtccgcgTCTTCAAGGGCGGCAGCGCGGAGGTCCTCTTCGGCGCTAAGCAGAACCTCTTGGGTTGCATCGAAcgaggagacgacgacggagtgGAGCTCGCTttgaaggagctcgcgggtctcaacccgacgccggcgcccgcgcggagcgagAAGCTGCTCGGCAGCTGGCAGCTCGCGTGGAGCCGGCAGGCGTCCAGCAGCAACCCGTTCCAGAGGGCATTCGCCAAGTGGTCCACCAAAAATCTGCAGATCCTCACCGCGGACGGGCTGGAGAACTACATCGAGCTCGGGCCAATGACCgtctccgcccgcgcgccgatcAGGGCCGTGTCGGACGAGCGCACCGAGGTGAGCATCTCCACGATCGACATCGCGCTCTTCGGCAACGTAGTCAAGACGATGGAGATGACGCCGAAgcccggtcgcggcgccgggtggGTCGAGCAAAccttcctcgacgacgagatgaGGATCAGCGTGGGGAACAAGGGGAGCGTGTTCGTGCACGTCAGGGAGGGGGAGCGGGACGgagacggggacggggacggggacggcgacggggcggcggagtcgacgagcggcggcgagagcacCGCGCTGGCCCGGCGATGACGTTCTTGGaacgcgtccgtctcgctcGTTTTTTTAACTTTTATTTCTATGAGTACACGACAAAGGTAGTCTGCGAAGGCGTCTCTCGTCTCGCGTCTCGGATAGTCCCGGGTACGCGCC
Encoded proteins:
- a CDS encoding predicted protein, with the translated sequence MVLDKPVAVVAVVDTAHPGDTGPLERWMDANPLADILCVLGKTEGNGCVNDFTRGYATSAIQAALGRVRSRRMGATANDDERNRQSSFTADPAIIMSGGTEGVLCPHFIVFANSWDEADADENHDDDDDDDAAFELHVTRTRDFKPEEVGTPVMARATRRAIEEYLGYGGNAPNWDDMFVQIKCPLLTPERIAEAAARGETCATTDCYESMALSRGASSLGAMVAVESALGRYSAPDDARVDDAVYAKTCEDYSVFSDHVSSSAGVELMHCEILMMLTRRREPSSKTPRSKFRMARGRMDDAIDLAGVTRCVDAARGSRGTNTIVTAIVKADPAASVRGRRTTMLSDSDIHATRHARAAVGGVVAAAVGDCRVYVSGGAEHQGPDGGGPVCVISRVGGARG
- a CDS encoding predicted protein, whose translation is MEMERMMALSAYQGQGEFELEPADGNPSQSGRPQLGRNNDRPVSQTGIGGGPPNPARAAAATESPAVVLMRVNCRLTLLLREMVFIERGLRPVTEVVSQTEQDEEDAELLAEAEEELERMKREAAGEDVVEYVNNSIDDSNSIEADDEDDDEYSSGILDPQTAPQLALEWCRVRRTRARNVAARALTAYVSALTSHPVGLRAFAAAVVDGYVAGIPARDVTASLAPEEFDVEGSRRGMFGSAADATRFFSLFVTTAYVVAEQDACEQDADECRNGFDPDGYAWAPAPGEFRSKGGGNVDANARRTVAGMRSSVKAWMEMDRAELRAQVASQLSMDEDDGGMAGDPSGAGAGLTGAMIKPAGNTPPGDLPWERDEHLPGNSITVACLTLQRMVVSFTLRELARRREAYVARGSDFDNKPEYGNDFGGA
- a CDS encoding predicted protein, coding for MIPATRPAPTPTRALDTRAHRSERAPSRRRLVRAVAAARSDREADESPKLDRPCASSRRDVLVRGFTSALILPRSRAALADDLFCGYYSQNSAVVPQWARETPWSEGYVDTSAAVGLEGAKTFVRILGDQKKAESAGLTPVLCLHGGPGLGFKYMDGLEVLASEKREVASYDQIGCARSPYAPTKKNQNQNQIQTAAAALSPPPGTYTPALFGRELTEVRRATGLGRVHVVAHGWGGMLALDHILGGNGVDGGAAIGGSSPSMSIASLTLVSVPPSYARLIADRREALARMPGEYAQVLLDGDEGGAGGGNLSDAGRKLYAIALDEWTRLFVSKRAAGACYRGLKTAGAGGGFGARANDPPDAVGVVSARAVARDMTGGCLFNEAGALSGWDADDGGRLAMLAAAVPGGVRFVRGTDDALSDEGAREVYDAVARVEMKPTNVTFESFPDSGSCVHLDKSADFLESTAAYVAARDA
- a CDS encoding predicted protein gives rise to the protein MAASSPSSSPLPGGGDDARGDTYDEQLAIVRALKSSGAGAERMRVATARLAELKRAGWVPRFTPSRKFAMHSTAAGGSGATGDDAHRDGDDTTAVGEKKRKASRRGGPTVTCPACRQLVKASHPDQFREHLRKCAPDAVSAVAKDQWRDVAAAVDAVEAHEATLLEDARRLSFRDGRTREEVAIALGVSPDRVRSTLRRASRAVPLVADPTPLDVIHEDDDVLVVNKPPGLRFHPVHRFEGNSLLSRAIGHVRRSGRDDDRLDGDAAGDGHAHVPHVVHRLDMDTSGVCVLVKRPELVDGFARQFRGDAGERRAVKEYLAIGVGAAPPGVTGCVVKADWKPPEASGNEQTTAAEFIGVEFTVDAHVGPHASIPEARAVHRPPPTPERIPKRNGSGGDPDAPKPARTDVRIVSSSRVPIDVNDDGDVMQSLTAVLARVRLHTGRTHQIRVHMAHADLPILSDPLYGPHIRWDGASPCADASTSAILPPGVDADVWGGPRWLGRQALHAARLTLRHPETNEEMTFEARAPEDMRGACVALGLDPDAW
- a CDS encoding predicted protein; the protein is MPALASPAPLLARAPPRARRHARLARCTASGESTSASVRVFKGGSAEVLFGAKQNLLGCIERGDDDGVELALKELAGLNPTPAPARSEKLLGSWQLAWSRQASSSNPFQRAFAKWSTKNLQILTADGLENYIELGPMTVSARAPIRAVSDERTEVSISTIDIALFGNVVKTMEMTPKPGRGAGWVEQTFLDDEMRISVGNKGSVFVHVREGERDGDGDGDGDGDGAAESTSGGESTALARR